One Flavobacteriales bacterium genomic window, GGAGGAGTGATGTCAGTGATTCATTTCTAGAATAAGAACACTATCGGCTGAAAGGCTCAGCGCACCTGATTTCAAGTCGATCTCAGAATCGTTCAGCACATCCCTACCTTCTTCGATCCCTTGTAGAAGCTCATCGTATTTTTCAAGTGGTATAGACTTCTTCTCATCACTGGTATTGAGAACCAGCATCACGATATTTTCATCATCGTATCTGAAGAGTGTGTAGATGCCCTGAGCATCCTCAGGGACGAAATGCAAGGTGTGACCCGTATGTATGACCGATTTCCCCTTTCGCCATTGCAGTAGTGACTGTAGGTATTCTTGCGCCTGCAACTGTTCTTCATCCAGTCCTTCTCCCGTGAATGCGCTTACTGGGTCATCTGGCCATCCACCTGGCATATCCGCCCGAATGACTCCATGTTT contains:
- a CDS encoding alpha-amylase, which encodes LYRCLALDFLYPAPQDLVTFADNHDMDRIYARIGEDLERWKMAMAYLMVTRGIPQIFYGTEVLISNGDDPKHGVIRADMPGGWPDDPVSAFTGEGLDEEQLQAQEYLQSLLQWRKGKSVIHTGHTLHFVPEDAQGIYTLFRYDDENIVMLVLNTSDEKKSIPLEKYDELLQGIEEGRDVLNDSEIDLKSGALSLSADSVLILEMNH